A single genomic interval of Syntrophobotulus glycolicus DSM 8271 harbors:
- a CDS encoding DUF4911 domain-containing protein: protein MKSKNNKGISQDGKDWKEKMPSREEYAEADFLVQAQVARPEIQLLAKFVEGLGHLGVVTTIDKLEGRVVIQTTKYLWPELKVLLEKMPINIKILNQQI, encoded by the coding sequence ATGAAATCAAAGAATAATAAAGGAATAAGTCAAGACGGAAAGGACTGGAAAGAAAAAATGCCAAGTCGGGAAGAATATGCAGAGGCCGACTTTCTGGTGCAGGCTCAGGTAGCAAGACCGGAGATCCAGTTATTGGCTAAATTTGTGGAGGGTCTGGGACACCTGGGAGTGGTCACCACCATAGACAAGCTTGAGGGCAGGGTCGTGATCCAGACAACGAAATACCTCTGGCCGGAATTAAAGGTTCTCCTGGAGAAGATGCCGATCAATATTAAAATCCTGAATCAGCAAATCTAA
- a CDS encoding peptidase U32 family protein — MSKPELLAPAGDLEKLKFALAYGADAVYVGGTMFGLRAYAGNLDEDELREGLMFAHERKRRLYVTVNIFAHEQDFSLLPEYLQVLQDLGVDGIIVSDPGIFRVARRVIPDMDIHISTQANCTNSESAVFWREQGAKRVILARELAINEIAEIRKKTGVELEIFIHGAMCMSYSGRCLLSNYLTGRDANRGQCTQPCRWGYSLVVENRPDRYFPIEEDERGTYLFNSHDLCILPYLPQLKDLGIESWKIEGRMKSAHYVASTVKVYRQAIDTLWEKDQMEFQNKLGSWLEEMDKVSHRHYSPGFFLGNPGAESQNTESSDYIREYSFIGKVLTTEECPAAGEADQGYWIEQRNYFKQGDKLEVLTPEGDPWTFPVRGIYDADGRKLDVARHAKQLLKLELPRPMEPFSILRKPQKQE; from the coding sequence ATGTCAAAACCTGAACTCCTGGCTCCCGCCGGAGACCTGGAAAAACTTAAATTTGCCCTTGCTTATGGAGCGGATGCCGTCTATGTGGGAGGGACCATGTTCGGTTTGCGGGCTTATGCCGGAAATCTCGACGAAGATGAGCTGCGGGAGGGTTTAATGTTTGCGCATGAACGGAAACGCAGGCTCTATGTTACAGTAAATATTTTTGCGCACGAGCAGGATTTTTCCTTATTGCCCGAGTACCTTCAGGTTCTTCAGGATTTGGGTGTAGACGGCATTATTGTTTCAGATCCCGGTATTTTCCGGGTAGCCCGGCGGGTGATCCCTGATATGGATATTCATATCAGCACTCAGGCCAACTGCACAAATTCGGAAAGTGCTGTTTTTTGGCGTGAGCAGGGAGCCAAGAGGGTCATTCTGGCAAGAGAACTGGCGATCAATGAAATAGCGGAGATTCGGAAAAAGACAGGAGTTGAGCTGGAAATATTTATCCATGGCGCCATGTGCATGTCATATTCCGGACGCTGTCTATTAAGCAATTACCTGACCGGACGGGATGCCAACCGCGGTCAATGTACCCAGCCTTGCCGCTGGGGGTATTCCCTGGTGGTCGAAAACAGACCCGACCGTTATTTTCCCATTGAAGAGGACGAAAGAGGGACTTATCTGTTCAACTCTCATGATCTTTGTATCCTTCCTTACCTTCCTCAGCTGAAAGACCTGGGAATTGAGAGCTGGAAAATTGAAGGACGCATGAAAAGCGCTCATTATGTTGCCAGCACGGTCAAAGTATACCGGCAGGCTATTGATACGTTGTGGGAAAAAGACCAAATGGAATTTCAAAATAAATTAGGGTCCTGGCTGGAAGAGATGGATAAGGTCAGTCACCGTCATTATTCTCCGGGTTTTTTTCTGGGTAACCCGGGAGCAGAATCCCAGAATACAGAAAGCTCCGATTATATCCGCGAATACAGCTTTATCGGAAAAGTCTTAACCACAGAGGAATGTCCCGCCGCCGGAGAAGCAGATCAGGGATATTGGATTGAACAGCGCAATTATTTTAAACAAGGGGATAAACTGGAGGTGCTGACACCTGAAGGTGATCCCTGGACTTTCCCGGTCAGGGGTATTTATGATGCGGATGGCCGGAAATTGGATGTGGCCAGACATGCCAAACAATTGCTCAAGTTAGAACTCCCCAGGCCCATGGAACCGTTCAGCATTCTCAGAAAACCGCAAAAGCAGGAATAA
- the mltG gene encoding endolytic transglycosylase MltG, translating into MARKRMNLFRKKNNKILVLILLVAALTSISWWISNLRPVSASQEKAPFVIEQGTSAKQLAKQLESSGLIREDSIFTLLCRIKGVEAKLKAGIYYFSPSMTPEQMIEKLLQGPEKDEKKITIPEGYHTSQIIDVLVKNGFGTRERFNAEMQSFTSAQYSFLNDIPNGENRLEGFLFPDTYYFSVEEGEHSIINRMLQRFSVELTTEVRTRLAEKNLSVFQWVTMGSLVEREAAKSEDRPVIAAIFEKRLQIGMPLQSCATIQYLLKENKRVLSLKDLEIDSPYNTYKHTGLPPGPIANPGRASLQAVLDHEKTEYLYFVAKSDGSHAFAKTNEEHMQNIRKYQ; encoded by the coding sequence ATGGCGAGAAAAAGAATGAATCTTTTCCGAAAAAAAAATAATAAAATCCTGGTCCTGATTTTGTTGGTGGCAGCACTTACCTCCATCTCATGGTGGATCAGCAATTTGAGGCCTGTTTCCGCTTCCCAGGAAAAGGCGCCTTTTGTTATTGAGCAGGGGACTTCCGCTAAACAATTGGCCAAGCAGCTGGAGAGCAGCGGACTGATCCGTGAGGACAGTATTTTTACTCTTTTGTGCAGAATCAAAGGAGTGGAAGCAAAACTCAAAGCCGGAATTTATTATTTTTCTCCATCCATGACTCCTGAGCAGATGATTGAAAAACTTTTGCAGGGTCCGGAAAAGGACGAAAAAAAGATCACGATTCCCGAAGGATATCATACCAGTCAAATTATTGATGTTTTAGTCAAGAACGGTTTCGGAACCAGGGAACGCTTCAATGCGGAAATGCAAAGCTTTACTTCAGCTCAATACTCGTTTTTAAATGATATTCCTAATGGAGAGAACAGACTGGAAGGATTTTTGTTTCCTGACACTTATTATTTTAGTGTCGAGGAAGGTGAACACAGCATCATTAACCGAATGCTGCAAAGATTCTCCGTCGAACTGACGACTGAGGTCAGGACCAGATTAGCTGAGAAAAATCTGAGCGTTTTTCAATGGGTAACGATGGGATCGCTGGTCGAAAGAGAAGCGGCCAAAAGTGAAGATAGGCCGGTTATCGCAGCCATATTTGAAAAACGCCTTCAAATCGGGATGCCCTTGCAATCCTGTGCAACGATCCAATATTTACTCAAAGAAAATAAAAGAGTGTTGAGCCTCAAAGATTTAGAGATCGACTCTCCGTACAATACTTACAAGCACACCGGTCTTCCGCCGGGACCGATTGCCAATCCGGGAAGAGCTTCATTGCAAGCAGTACTTGATCATGAAAAGACAGAGTACCTGTATTTTGTTGCCAAAAGCGACGGAAGCCATGCTTTTGCCAAAACGAATGAAGAGCATATGCAGAATATCCGGAAATATCAGTAG
- a CDS encoding DUF1292 domain-containing protein, protein MTDEIKVTEAVEEEETFDIVVLNDDEGKEHEFMHLASLEVDGNTYYVLLPVDEAEDEDEEEAEAIILKLGKDENGEDMLFDIEDDEEWEKVADAWEEIEEDEE, encoded by the coding sequence ATGACAGATGAGATCAAGGTAACTGAGGCAGTTGAGGAAGAAGAGACCTTTGACATTGTCGTCCTGAACGATGATGAGGGTAAAGAACACGAATTTATGCACCTGGCATCCCTTGAAGTTGACGGAAATACCTACTATGTCCTGTTGCCTGTTGATGAAGCGGAGGACGAAGATGAGGAAGAAGCAGAAGCAATAATCCTGAAGCTTGGCAAGGATGAAAACGGTGAAGATATGCTCTTTGACATCGAAGATGATGAAGAGTGGGAAAAGGTTGCTGATGCCTGGGAAGAAATAGAGGAAGACGAAGAATAG
- the ruvX gene encoding Holliday junction resolvase RuvX: MRVMGLDLGEKTIGVAVSDLLMLTAQPLLVIKRSEKEQEELAGIIKEYEVDTIVVGYPKNMNGTIGERALATEAFAQELQAAFRLPIKLWDERLSTVAAQKSLIQADVSRAKRKKVIDKMAAVFILQGFLDSKH, translated from the coding sequence TTGAGGGTGATGGGACTTGATTTGGGGGAAAAGACAATAGGGGTTGCGGTCAGTGATCTGCTCATGTTAACCGCCCAGCCTTTGTTGGTGATTAAACGCTCCGAAAAAGAGCAAGAAGAGCTGGCAGGGATCATAAAAGAGTATGAAGTCGATACAATTGTGGTAGGCTATCCTAAGAATATGAATGGAACGATTGGGGAAAGGGCTTTGGCCACCGAAGCCTTTGCTCAAGAATTGCAGGCGGCTTTTCGACTCCCCATTAAGCTCTGGGATGAACGTTTAAGTACGGTAGCCGCGCAAAAATCCCTGATCCAGGCTGACGTATCCAGAGCAAAAAGGAAAAAAGTGATTGATAAAATGGCTGCGGTCTTTATTTTGCAAGGTTTCCTTGACAGTAAACACTGA
- a CDS encoding aldo/keto reductase produces MRKIKLGLLGPEVSEICFGSLAVSPLQGRVSMSEGTEVLRYAVASGIDWVDTAEIYDNYEQIAPVLKENHHVRVVSKSYAVTAEQMDKSIEKARRALGRDMIDFFLLHEQESGLTLKGHAEAWDALRKAKEKGIVNYIGISTHAVRGVRDGALQPGLDIIHPLINYAGLGIIDGTLAEMLAALNFASSLGIGIYAMKVFGGGHLGTDPVKALRFIQKLPTVQAMALGMSSKAEIDYNLMVLAGKEPCPELARSISTIKRKLYIADWCQGCGQCVEKCSQKALYLKKNIAEVIRERCILCGYCGRSCPHFCLKIV; encoded by the coding sequence GTGCGCAAAATCAAGCTTGGTCTTTTGGGACCTGAGGTATCGGAGATCTGTTTTGGCAGCTTGGCTGTATCTCCCCTTCAGGGGCGGGTCAGCATGTCCGAAGGAACAGAAGTCCTGCGCTACGCGGTCGCCAGCGGGATTGATTGGGTGGATACGGCCGAGATATACGATAACTATGAGCAGATTGCTCCGGTACTAAAAGAGAATCATCATGTCAGGGTTGTTTCGAAAAGCTATGCTGTTACGGCAGAACAGATGGACAAGAGTATCGAAAAGGCCCGGCGGGCTTTAGGCCGGGATATGATTGACTTTTTTCTTTTACATGAGCAGGAGAGCGGACTGACCTTAAAGGGACATGCTGAAGCCTGGGATGCGTTGAGAAAGGCCAAAGAGAAGGGTATCGTCAATTATATCGGCATTTCAACTCATGCCGTGCGCGGAGTCAGGGACGGAGCATTGCAGCCGGGGCTGGATATTATTCATCCCCTGATTAATTATGCGGGCTTGGGCATAATAGACGGTACCTTGGCGGAGATGCTGGCAGCCCTGAATTTTGCTTCCAGTTTGGGAATCGGGATCTATGCGATGAAGGTTTTTGGCGGGGGCCATCTGGGAACAGATCCGGTCAAGGCCCTGAGATTCATTCAAAAACTGCCGACTGTTCAGGCCATGGCTTTGGGGATGTCATCGAAGGCTGAAATCGATTATAACTTGATGGTTCTGGCAGGGAAAGAACCCTGTCCGGAACTTGCCCGAAGCATCAGCACAATAAAACGCAAGCTGTATATTGCGGACTGGTGCCAGGGCTGTGGTCAATGTGTTGAAAAATGCTCCCAAAAGGCGTTGTATCTCAAGAAAAACATTGCTGAGGTGATCAGGGAAAGATGCATCCTGTGCGGATATTGCGGCAGAAGCTGCCCGCACTTTTGTCTGAAAATCGTTTAA
- a CDS encoding IreB family regulatory phosphoprotein, producing MDKMEETMMFKSQVGEVSAHEILQQVYTALQEKGYDPINQLVGYLMSGDPVYITSHNQARTKIRKIERHELLEELVRSYLDEKE from the coding sequence TTGGATAAAATGGAAGAAACTATGATGTTTAAATCTCAAGTAGGGGAGGTTTCTGCACATGAGATTTTACAACAGGTTTATACCGCATTGCAGGAGAAGGGATACGACCCGATCAATCAGCTCGTAGGGTACCTGATGTCAGGGGACCCGGTTTATATCACAAGTCATAACCAGGCCAGAACAAAAATCCGGAAAATAGAACGTCATGAACTGTTGGAAGAGCTTGTACGGTCATATTTAGATGAAAAAGAATGA
- the alaS gene encoding alanine--tRNA ligase has protein sequence MYTGDQLREMFLNFFQEKGHRLQASASLIPKNDPTLLLTVAGMVPFKPYFMRQVEPPFPRATTCQKCVRTPDLERVGKTARHHTFFEMLGNFSFGDYFKEEAITWAWEYVTEVIKLPADQLWITVHPEDHEAREIWINKAGVSPDRLLDDEENFWAAGPVGPCGPCSEIYVDLGEARGCGKPDCAIGCDCDRFLEIWNLVFMQYTRDESGTLTPLPRQNIDTGMGLERITSVMQGVVSNFDTDLFIPIINKIAEIAGINYKDDPKKDTALKVISDHTRAIAFMLGDGIRPSSDGRGYVLRRILRRAVRYARLIGIEKPFLEQIFAVIQSKYAHAYPELKENENFILNHLKLEEKNFQATLEQGTQILQDKVESLKKQGLQEINGTDAFHLYETYGFPVELTEEILAEEGITVDMENYQLAFEEHRKAAKEQSRQMVSSAENMALINKARELGKTEFVGYRQLSTETFVAALFSGEEEVASAGEGEEVLCLLPRTPFYAESGGQVADKGWIRSERAEAQVMEVRKLPDGSFCHRLRITSGVLKVQDTVVAEVDGEIRKSIAAHHSSTHLLHTALRKVLGQHVQQAGSLVSEERLRFDFSHFSAMSTEELNTVEEEINRQIRGALSVNIAEMCMEDAKAQGAIALFGEKYGDEVRVVRMGEFSTELCGGTHVQNTGEIGIVKILSESGIGAGLRRIEAVAGKQALAYIHSLEESLEEIAVILKAAPGESLKKAGQMAGQLKDAEREIEKLNARLSKYEAENILDKVQEIQGVKVLAAKVQAPDMDALRKMSDTLKDRLKEGVIILGASAEGKVHFVSVVSPSGLNGLHAGKIIKEVAAFTGGSGGGRPDMAQAGGKDPSKIEEALAKVPAIIKGMLG, from the coding sequence ATGTATACCGGAGACCAACTTCGTGAAATGTTCCTGAATTTTTTTCAGGAAAAAGGACATCGTTTGCAGGCCAGCGCTTCTTTAATTCCGAAAAACGATCCTACTCTGCTCCTGACCGTGGCAGGGATGGTTCCTTTTAAACCATATTTTATGCGGCAGGTTGAACCGCCTTTTCCACGGGCCACCACTTGCCAAAAATGTGTACGGACACCTGATTTGGAACGTGTGGGTAAGACAGCCCGGCATCATACTTTTTTTGAAATGCTGGGTAACTTCTCCTTTGGAGATTATTTTAAGGAAGAAGCCATAACCTGGGCCTGGGAATATGTTACCGAGGTCATCAAGCTTCCTGCGGACCAATTATGGATAACTGTTCACCCGGAAGATCATGAAGCCAGAGAAATCTGGATCAATAAGGCCGGAGTCTCACCGGACAGGCTGTTAGATGATGAAGAAAACTTCTGGGCTGCCGGACCGGTTGGACCCTGTGGGCCTTGCTCGGAGATTTACGTTGATCTTGGCGAAGCCAGGGGCTGCGGTAAGCCGGATTGCGCCATAGGCTGTGACTGTGACCGCTTTCTGGAGATCTGGAACCTGGTATTTATGCAATATACCCGGGACGAAAGTGGAACACTTACTCCTCTGCCCAGACAAAATATTGATACAGGTATGGGATTAGAGCGGATTACCTCAGTCATGCAAGGTGTCGTTTCGAATTTTGATACAGATTTATTTATACCGATTATTAATAAGATCGCTGAGATCGCAGGGATTAACTATAAAGACGACCCTAAAAAGGATACTGCCCTCAAAGTGATTTCCGATCATACCCGGGCGATTGCCTTTATGCTGGGTGATGGAATCCGTCCAAGCAGCGACGGCCGGGGCTATGTCCTGCGCCGGATTTTGCGCCGGGCGGTCAGATATGCCCGTTTGATCGGGATTGAAAAGCCATTCCTGGAGCAGATTTTTGCAGTGATTCAGAGTAAATATGCTCATGCTTATCCGGAATTAAAAGAGAATGAAAATTTTATTCTCAATCATTTGAAGCTTGAAGAGAAGAATTTTCAGGCCACCTTGGAGCAGGGTACCCAAATTCTCCAGGATAAAGTGGAGAGCCTGAAAAAGCAGGGCCTTCAAGAAATAAACGGAACAGATGCTTTTCATCTCTATGAGACCTACGGCTTCCCTGTCGAACTGACCGAGGAAATCCTGGCTGAAGAGGGGATCACCGTGGACATGGAAAATTATCAGCTGGCTTTTGAAGAACACCGGAAGGCTGCCAAGGAGCAATCACGCCAAATGGTCTCTTCCGCGGAGAACATGGCCCTGATCAACAAAGCGAGAGAACTGGGCAAAACAGAATTTGTCGGCTATCGCCAACTGAGTACGGAAACATTTGTTGCGGCCCTTTTCAGCGGCGAGGAAGAGGTGGCCAGTGCCGGTGAAGGGGAAGAAGTACTGTGTTTGCTCCCGCGTACGCCATTTTATGCGGAAAGCGGTGGTCAGGTTGCGGATAAAGGGTGGATCCGGTCGGAGAGAGCGGAAGCCCAGGTCATGGAGGTACGCAAGCTTCCTGACGGCAGCTTCTGCCACAGGTTAAGGATTACCAGTGGGGTATTAAAGGTTCAGGATACGGTTGTCGCTGAAGTAGACGGGGAAATCAGAAAAAGTATTGCCGCTCATCACAGCTCAACCCATCTTTTGCATACCGCCTTGCGCAAGGTTCTTGGTCAGCATGTCCAACAAGCCGGTTCTCTGGTTTCTGAAGAGAGGCTAAGGTTTGACTTTTCTCATTTCTCGGCCATGTCGACCGAAGAATTAAACACAGTGGAAGAGGAGATTAACCGGCAGATCAGGGGTGCCCTGTCCGTAAATATTGCTGAGATGTGCATGGAAGACGCTAAAGCCCAGGGAGCCATCGCCCTGTTTGGGGAGAAATACGGCGATGAGGTGCGGGTAGTCCGGATGGGAGAGTTCAGCACGGAACTCTGCGGAGGGACACACGTGCAAAATACAGGGGAAATAGGGATCGTGAAAATATTATCCGAAAGCGGGATTGGCGCCGGTTTAAGAAGGATTGAGGCGGTTGCCGGCAAGCAGGCTCTGGCCTATATCCATTCCCTGGAAGAGAGTTTGGAAGAAATCGCGGTTATTCTGAAAGCGGCTCCCGGGGAGTCTCTAAAGAAGGCTGGGCAAATGGCTGGCCAGCTGAAAGATGCGGAAAGAGAAATTGAAAAATTAAATGCCCGCCTGTCAAAATACGAAGCAGAAAATATTTTGGACAAAGTTCAGGAGATTCAAGGGGTCAAAGTCTTAGCAGCCAAAGTTCAGGCTCCGGACATGGATGCCCTGAGGAAAATGTCTGATACGTTAAAGGACAGGCTGAAAGAAGGAGTGATTATTCTGGGCGCTTCTGCCGAAGGTAAAGTTCATTTTGTCAGTGTTGTCAGTCCTTCAGGTTTAAATGGGCTTCATGCAGGTAAAATTATTAAAGAGGTGGCTGCCTTTACCGGCGGCAGCGGTGGCGGACGCCCCGATATGGCGCAAGCGGGCGGAAAGGACCCTTCCAAGATTGAAGAGGCTTTGGCTAAGGTGCCTGCGATCATTAAAGGCATGCTGGGCTGA
- a CDS encoding AI-2E family transporter: protein MRRKRIRLIFILLTLFLGIYLFSQLTEMMWPFILGLVLAYLLNPLVCWLEAKKIGRKYAIALVFIAIIVFFAFVFFVLLPALYLELSRLSAMLPKMMDNLFKYMESIKLSFLQAGLPGEVIKLYDEKIIYAQGFATRWLVNFLNDIPGILVSLTYLVLSPVLAIYFLADWRRMTQTMIWLVPRKYRNSWRHLLKEINLIIVNYIHGNLIDAVLVGVIIGIGAALLGTEYALLIGIICGITNIIPYFGPLIGAVPSLMLALSNSPIMAVKILVLILIVQQIDGNLINPKLMSDKVGLRPLTVVFSLLAGEKLAGLLGMLVAIPLTAIMKNVLLKTYLFLVAPELPDSSQR, encoded by the coding sequence ATGCGCAGAAAAAGAATTCGTCTGATTTTCATCCTTCTCACGTTGTTTTTAGGGATATATCTTTTTAGTCAGCTTACGGAGATGATGTGGCCGTTTATTTTGGGCCTTGTTTTGGCTTACCTGTTGAACCCGCTGGTATGCTGGCTGGAAGCAAAGAAAATTGGACGAAAGTATGCTATTGCTTTGGTCTTTATCGCGATCATTGTTTTTTTTGCTTTCGTTTTTTTCGTTTTATTGCCCGCGTTATACCTGGAATTGAGCAGACTATCGGCTATGCTTCCCAAGATGATGGACAATTTATTCAAATATATGGAGAGCATCAAGCTGAGTTTTTTGCAGGCAGGCCTTCCTGGGGAGGTCATTAAGCTTTATGATGAAAAAATCATTTATGCTCAGGGTTTTGCCACCAGATGGCTGGTGAATTTTTTAAATGATATTCCGGGAATACTTGTTTCCCTGACCTACCTTGTCCTTTCTCCGGTTCTGGCGATTTATTTCCTGGCAGACTGGAGAAGAATGACGCAAACCATGATTTGGCTGGTCCCAAGAAAATACCGAAACAGCTGGCGCCATCTCTTAAAAGAGATCAATTTGATTATTGTCAATTATATTCACGGTAATCTCATTGATGCTGTCCTGGTCGGTGTGATCATCGGGATAGGGGCTGCTTTGCTGGGGACGGAATATGCGCTTCTCATCGGCATCATTTGCGGGATTACCAATATTATTCCTTATTTTGGCCCTTTAATCGGAGCGGTTCCTTCTTTGATGCTGGCCTTAAGCAATTCGCCAATAATGGCGGTAAAGATCCTGGTCCTGATCCTCATTGTCCAACAAATTGACGGAAATCTCATTAATCCTAAGCTGATGAGCGATAAGGTCGGGCTGCGTCCACTGACAGTTGTCTTTTCTCTGCTGGCAGGGGAAAAGCTTGCCGGCTTGCTGGGAATGCTGGTTGCCATTCCCCTGACGGCCATTATGAAAAATGTCCTGTTAAAAACATATTTGTTCCTGGTCGCGCCGGAGCTTCCTGACAGTTCGCAAAGATGA
- a CDS encoding PRC-barrel domain-containing protein produces MRRIREIMGTPVLNQKTGAQMGHVKDLIIDDQANRLIGIILETDSLFSGGSPGILRQDLVQINDDFIVADCSGSPELRGNSWLEKSGGTVYNCDGTVKGCIVDVFLDEGWQEILGYELSDGLFADLLNGRQAILEKNILLEGKDVIVIEGG; encoded by the coding sequence ATGCGTAGAATCCGTGAAATTATGGGGACACCAGTCTTAAATCAGAAAACCGGGGCTCAAATGGGACATGTCAAGGATCTCATCATAGATGACCAGGCCAACAGATTGATCGGCATAATCTTGGAAACAGATTCTCTGTTTAGCGGAGGTTCTCCAGGTATTCTCAGGCAGGATCTGGTTCAGATTAATGACGACTTCATTGTCGCCGATTGCTCCGGCTCACCGGAATTGAGAGGAAACAGCTGGTTGGAAAAATCCGGTGGCACAGTATATAACTGTGATGGCACGGTCAAGGGCTGTATCGTTGATGTTTTTTTGGATGAAGGCTGGCAGGAAATCCTTGGCTATGAGCTCTCCGACGGGTTATTTGCCGATTTACTTAATGGCAGACAAGCGATTTTAGAAAAGAATATTTTACTGGAAGGAAAGGATGTCATCGTCATTGAAGGGGGGTAA
- the nifU gene encoding Fe-S cluster assembly scaffold protein NifU, which produces MYSDKVLDHFSNPRNVGELENANGVGTVGNAKCGDIMQIFLDIEDDIIKDVKFKTFGCGAAVATSSMVTEMVKGKTVEEAMNVTNAAVAEALDGLPPVKMHCSNLAADAVHAAIKDYYEKKTKV; this is translated from the coding sequence ATGTATTCTGATAAAGTATTGGATCATTTTAGCAATCCCAGAAATGTCGGTGAACTGGAAAATGCCAATGGTGTAGGCACAGTCGGTAATGCCAAATGTGGAGATATCATGCAGATTTTTCTGGACATTGAGGACGATATTATTAAGGATGTTAAATTTAAAACTTTTGGTTGTGGTGCTGCGGTCGCCACCAGCAGTATGGTGACGGAAATGGTAAAAGGAAAAACAGTTGAAGAAGCGATGAACGTTACAAATGCGGCTGTTGCCGAAGCATTGGACGGCCTGCCGCCAGTAAAAATGCACTGCTCCAATCTGGCGGCAGATGCTGTTCATGCGGCGATTAAAGATTACTATGAAAAAAAAACCAAAGTATAA
- the nifS gene encoding cysteine desulfurase NifS, translating to MNRIYLDHSATTPTDPEVAELMMKYYVEYYGNPSSVHSFGREVRKGIEEARNQVAALVGADFKEIIFTSGGTEADNLAIQGAAKTRSNKGRHIITSAVEHHAVLDTCEHLAKNGFELTIIPVDSEGFVSVEAVSEAIRPDTILISIMHANNEVGTIQPISEIGQIAREKDILFHVDAVQSLGKVPINVKEMNIDLLTISSHKIYGPKGVGALYIRKGIRISPLVLGGGQERKIRSGTENAPGIVGFGKACELAGLRMKEEHDRMVYLRDKLLAGITSTIPDVKVNGPIGERRLPHNVNVSIFFVEGESLLLSLDMLGIAASSGSACTSGSLDPSHVLLAMGLSHEIAHGSLRFSLGRQNTEEEIDYLIAELPKIVNRLRQMSPLFNQAN from the coding sequence ATGAATAGAATATATCTGGATCACAGCGCAACCACGCCAACGGATCCTGAAGTAGCAGAACTGATGATGAAGTATTATGTAGAATACTATGGGAATCCTTCCAGTGTCCATTCTTTTGGCCGGGAGGTTCGGAAAGGGATTGAAGAGGCCAGAAACCAGGTAGCCGCTTTGGTCGGGGCAGACTTCAAAGAAATAATTTTTACCAGCGGCGGTACGGAGGCGGACAATCTGGCGATTCAGGGGGCGGCAAAGACCCGTTCCAATAAAGGCAGGCATATCATTACTTCCGCCGTTGAACACCACGCAGTTTTGGATACCTGCGAACACCTGGCTAAAAATGGTTTTGAGCTTACGATTATCCCTGTCGATTCTGAAGGATTTGTTTCCGTTGAGGCTGTATCTGAAGCCATAAGGCCGGATACGATTCTGATCAGTATAATGCATGCCAATAACGAAGTCGGTACGATCCAGCCTATTTCTGAGATCGGTCAAATAGCCAGGGAGAAAGATATTCTCTTCCACGTTGACGCCGTACAATCTTTAGGTAAAGTTCCGATCAATGTCAAGGAAATGAACATTGACTTACTGACGATTTCCAGCCACAAAATTTATGGTCCGAAGGGTGTTGGGGCTCTTTATATTCGGAAAGGAATAAGAATTTCTCCACTGGTTTTGGGTGGAGGGCAGGAAAGAAAAATCCGCTCGGGAACAGAAAACGCTCCCGGTATTGTCGGTTTTGGCAAAGCCTGCGAATTGGCCGGTTTAAGGATGAAGGAAGAACATGACAGGATGGTTTATCTCAGGGACAAGCTTTTAGCAGGGATTACTTCAACGATTCCTGATGTAAAAGTGAATGGTCCCATAGGGGAAAGACGCCTGCCCCATAATGTCAATGTCAGTATCTTTTTTGTTGAAGGGGAATCCCTCTTGCTTAGTCTGGATATGCTGGGGATTGCCGCTTCCAGCGGTTCAGCCTGTACATCCGGCTCCCTGGATCCTTCTCATGTTTTGCTGGCCATGGGTTTATCCCATGAAATTGCCCATGGATCACTGAGATTTTCCCTGGGAAGGCAAAATACGGAAGAAGAAATTGATTATTTGATTGCGGAATTGCCTAAAATTGTCAATCGGTTGAGGCAGATGTCCCCTCTCTTTAATCAGGCCAACTGA